tgaatgatctaatgatCGGGCTGCTGATTGCAGtcagtccacattgttagcagaactagagggccccaaaaccacatttcacttagggccccatggaggcttgggcccTGTCTGCCGAACTAGGTTCTGGTGCCTCTACCAAGTAAACATTCCGTTCTGTCTACGTTACTACGCTCACCTTGCACTTCCAAATATGAACATCCGGTCTGGTTCAGCACAGTGACACTTGTCGGGAGGGGCGGAGCTAAGCCAACCAGGCGGAGCTAAGCCAACCAGAGCGGAGCTCTCTAGGTGTTGTCCAGGctgttttcagcagcagctgcgGTTTCACTTGAGACATTTCAGAGGAGAAGAGCCTGACAGCAACAGTGAAAGAGACAACCTCAGTTCTTCAAACCTCTTTGGATtgagtggttaaaaaaaaaaaaaaaccaagcgGAGCCCAGCGGCGTATTGGTCGATTCAACTTCAATTAAATTAAGGTAATGTAAACAACCTGTAATGGGAGACAAAGACAATTCTGTTCAATAACTGCCGCGAGGTTTATACGTGAAATATTTAGTCTGGCTTTAGTACATGTACTTAAAAGTGATTGGTATGTCATAAATATGCGCTTTAGATGGTCATGCGTCtcatttgctctttattttcttttcttcgcGTGCAAGTGCGCCCCTGTTCTGTTACCGTAATGCGCCATGTATGCGCAAGGCCAATTTTTAAAAGAGAGCGCTACCGTCACTTCCTGCCAAGAAACAAGTGCTTCACGCAATTTGTCTGTTACGTGAATGGTCGCAGATTCACTTTAAAACGAGTATTAAAAGTGacatgttttttacatattagcataatttttatttttatttttattttttatttatttttttaacctttgatAGAGTTTGATAACATGGGTATAACATGGGTTTGGTATATCCAGTCTAACAGGAAACCTTCTTGCAGGTGGTTTTGATTGCTGCTGTTGAGTGGATCAAACAGCGATGTCCTCCAGACCCAACGGGAGCCCCCCTCCCTATGAAGAGGATGAAAAATAGtaagttgttgtttgtttgtttgtctgggggtttttttctgtcgATATTCATCAAACTCTTATGAAACTGTTGACCTGATAGCAGTAAAAGAAGCACAATTTAActgtcagttttcatttttactgttattgttattattgctaatcttgtttttatattggTTTTAACACTTTCTAAGAACTTTTTGTGTGAATCTTTatacctgctgctgctgttacatCTGAATGTCCCATTTACTGGGGAGTAAAGGCCGTTTCTACTCTAATCTATcgcaaataaatataaaataattcatttaagcCTGACATTTGTCTGCCGAAAGTTGTGGTTCTCCTCCAGCACAACTCCCATCTCTGTCATTGAAGATTTTTGCTTCCTCAGGTCAGaactctgaggaaaaaaagtcaatatttgagtttatagaaatatttttccccAGAGGTCATAATCCTCTTCCATATGTGTATAAATGTGTCTTCTTTCAATATATTGGATCAAatgcttttttctcttttttttgctctccGTTACTCCAtaagcattttttgttgttgttgttgtttgaacAGTAATGGCTAGAAACAGGAAAAAGTATTACTGCTTTTTAAATTCATCCCATGGTTATGATTGTATTAACTTATTTACAAGACACAGATGAGAACCAGAAccttgcaacaacaacaacaacaacaacaaaacaaataagaaatctGGTCTAAAATCtctgagatttattttctgcactgtCCATCtatcaataaaatctaaatattgtagTTTGGGTTGTAACAGCGGTTTGTTTACTCCTCTTGCAGTAATGGACCTGCTGAGCCAGCCTACTCTTACTACCCTGACGATGAGTTCCAGCACTTCTACCGCTGGTCCTCGCCTCCGGGAATCCTTAAAATCATGACCATCATTGCCCTTGTGCTGTGTGTGGGCATCTTTGCCTGCGTTGCCTCAACACTGGAGTATTACAGTCAGGGAGCCATGTCCGGCTTTGGGGGAATGTACGGAGGAGGTTATGGAGGAAGTTATGGAGGAAGATATGGAGCAGGTTATGAAGGAAGTTACGGGGGAGGTTATGGAGGAGGTTATGGAGGAAGTTATGGAGGAGGTTATGGAGGAAGTTATGGAGGATCGAACTACTATGGAGCTGGAACCAATTATGGCTACGGTTCAATTGCTGGAAACTTCATTGACCCGCAGGCCGGGAAAGAGTTTATGATCGCAATGGCCGCCTTTGTCTTCATCTTCTCCCTGGTCGTCTTTATCGTCATCGTGTCTCATCAGAGCCTGTCTCAGAGCAGGAAGTTCTACCTGGCCGTGTTGATCATCAGTGCCATCCTGGCACTGTTGATGCTCATTGCCACTGTAGTGTACTTGGTGGCAGTGAACCCCTCATCCCAGGCCTCGACAGCTTACGGTAGCCAGATTGCGGCTCTGTGTGCTCCATATCAACAACAACAGATGTCAGGAATGCTTCAGAACCAGTACCTTTACCACTACTGCGTGTTGGAACCACAAGAGGTAAACCCTCGCGACGTTGGTGCCATCCTGTAACACGTGTCCTGCGTGTGAAATAAACTCACACTCTGTGGTTTATGTTCCACTTCAGGCCATCGCCGCTGTGTTCGGCTTCATGGTGACCGCAGCTTTGATCATCATGCTCGTCTTCGCCCTCAAGACTCGGCAGAAGATCAACAACTATGGAAAAGAGAACATCTTGTGGAAGAAAGTCAAAGTTGTGGATGGTCTTGCACCTCCTGAGGACGTCGAGGCGTGGGTGAGTGATGGAGTGATGGATTGTAGCcttcatattttactttttgaaatctTCCTTATGAGCGAGTTGAGAGCAGATCGGCCTACAAGGTTGTGAGAACACATTTGCCATTTCTCTGTCCAATCAACTTCTGCCAGgtatttatttgctgaaaaggGGAAGTGTATTTAGTTTGTGCTTGGaatgcagaaaacatttggttttgtttccatCACATCAGCTCCATTATGGCTCACCACAAGACATAGATGGAGACATGGattgtgtttgcatgtgatTGTAAGAATCAGTGCTCTGCCCTGTTTCATTTAATGCTTCTGGTAATAAAACGCATTGTTTTAAATTGGAGTCAAAGTTAATACAAAtaaagcagtgtttttttttttttattatttacttcttAAATTATTATCTCATTGATTAGGTGGAAAAAAACTGACCCAACCAACTGTGCccaatgtggaaaaagtatttatccCTTTAACCTAAAAGCTGCTTATGCCACCCATTAGAACTTCCATTAGACAAtgagtgttgttgttttgtgagACAGTGATATTATGGTTCATGGGTCCTTGGTTCCATCAGTTATAGGAAGTCATCCAAACCCAGACCTAGTTCTTGTTAGTCCgcagaacatttttccaaacatCGTGGATTGACAGtgtttttgctaaatgtcagcTGGACATTTGGGCTTTGAAACTAACACCACTAACGATGTCCGATGAGGATCTTGAGACATTGTTCTTGGCTGTTTTGTGACTTGCCTGATGAGTCATCGATGTACTCTTGGAGTAACTGTGGTTGGTGATCAGATTCATCGCCACGGAGACTGGCTCACACTGTGATTGAGAATTGAAAGCCCTGGGATGTGCTTTAAAacacttttgagattttgactatcaatgactttgtttcttggttcttcttgaatttctttagatcaggGTAAGATGTGTTTATATCCTTTAGCCTAtctcagtggttcccaaagattttcttctgggttccccctatggattacaatagaACCCctccaaaaaaggaaaaaaaatcaactggtctcacatcgttcaaccagacataaacctaaacacatattttgttttccagctccactgaagtttatttcacacttcaggttgcaacaaaacaaaccataaaccatctttacagtgaaaaacttttgtgtaactgttttatttatttttttccttcatcctACTGCCCTCTTTGcccccctgcaatggcactcTGCCCTCCTAGGgggccccacactttgggaaccactggccTATCTCATGTTGGAAGACAGATCctttttaattgattgattcTACAAGTCTAGCAGTGACAACTACAGGAGTGGATGAGAGAAAtttggccaaaaaaaataaatcatgacacttaatccatgattttttttcaagggTATTTGGGAtgtgaattattttcaaatggAACCAATGGGTTCGTTTGGATAGTTTTCCCCTTAATAGATAAAATCATCTGAAAGCcccattaatatttttctggTATTTATATGTGATTAttgatctgaaacatgaaatcagattaaaaacagaaacctgaagGTGCTGTATGTGTATCACAAACGCAAAACTAAGATCCTCTCAGTTTATTTCCTGTGCTGAGTCATCATGGAGATGTGGTGATGGACGGTTGATGCGGGTGCATTTTCTGCTTACCAGGCACAAACCATTTCGCtaacactgcaaaagcacaaaatcttaacaaggagttttggtctagtttctaatgttAATATCTTAgttcatttaaagacaaaactaacttgtaaGAACAAATGTCAcggtaacaaattttgctggacgataaattatTGCAGATATTATTGCTATAAATGATAatattcttattgtttttttgtttgtttttttttagactgtttttttaattaataaaatggcaatggcaaaaataatgcaagaacacattctcaaacatgtataaactttaaattctgatgaacatttaatactggaactggaagacatgttaaatataaaatgaataaagaaattgtttgaaccttgtttaaaatcaataattccttaataatgatttttttttaaagtactagtttcactgacagattatttaactcGGATTatggtgaaataatctgccagtgaaacaaatactttttaaatcaatactcAGGAATTACTGACTTTAAAGAAGCTCAtacgtcttgctgaaaagttatttgtaagttagttttgtcttatttagagtgtatttaaataattgctCTATGAAAGTAGttcaaaagtacttggtaaaatgttgtatttttgtagtttcagtAGCCAAACAACAGACggacatttttataaaatggatCTAAATGTTGGGTATTCTTTGACCGACGGCTACAGGAGTTTGATGGTTAGGTAAACGTTATAGTCCGATACATCTCCAGGTTTAATTGGCTTGATTTAACTTGGGCACTTTGATCGGCTCATTTAGTTGGCTGGAAAATGTCCAGTCAACTAAaaactttgaacttttacacGCCTTAGCAGAACCTCTaagcaaacactttttaaaaaaagtgttagCTTAGATTCTTGGATTCTTTCTGTCTAGAAAGAGTCTCTTTCTAACCTGTTCATGTTCTCTCAGGCGTTCAGCAGTGAAGGAAGTGAAGATGAGGAAGTGGAAAAACCAGTTCGGTTGTAGTCTTGTTTTCATGAACAGTGAAGAAGGTGGAGTTTAAAGTCCTTCCATCTACAGTTTCAAGGCGTGGCATACAGACTGATAACAGTTTCAGTCAGAGGGATCGTACTGCCACCAACATTTCTAATATCAGTGTTTATGTTTAGCAATGAGTCAAGCTTTTCCACCAtacttttgaaatgtattttgtaacaTTATGGAACAAGCAACCATGAGTGTGTGAGTCATTTGTGATGGGAGTCGTGATGACGTTCAGTTCTGCCATGTCTGAGTTTTAAATGGTCAGTTTTCTTATTCCtatcttattttagtttttcttttttttttttttttttgaccagtTTATatcttctaaaacaaaaataataggtaaaaaaaaaaaaaaatctcttgctAGGAATTTTTATTGcttacattttaacatgataGTAAGTCCCAGTGAGAAGATACCCTTACATTAAGCCTGACTAAATACtgcaggtttttgtgtttttgccctgaatacactgaaatatttttcagaccAACAAAAGCGGAAATCATTCAACCCAAAAGGTTTGTGAACTTCACATCGTTCTTTTACCAAGACAAAACGTCTCTATTTCAGATCGCCGATAGTTTCTTTTCCACCATGTGTCATTTAAATATTGCAGGTTTGATTTACTCCTAAACAAGTAAAAACTAGAATtcactataaaatgtttttattacaaacataataaaataataaccaatCGGTACTTTTATCTTGGTGATTTTGTTCCTCGGTGCAAAACGTTTGGACCGTAGAGAAAGTAGATCCTCGTCTTAAGATTTCTAAAATGGGCACCGATGTTTCCAAATTCACAATAAACGAAATTGTAGTAAGTTCAACCTTCCTGTAATCCATGCTGAAGTTAAATTCTAATGGTGATAAACAAagaatgaacagaaaaataaggaaTATTAAAAGTAATCTGTAACAATTATTGAAAAGTTGCTCTCcatttaaaccatttcatttaaatgtgttgtgtttttttttttttttttttttgcagctgtgaAGTTTGACTTGTTTTGAGGCAAATTGTTTCTCAGGGTAtaataatgtgtgtgtgcgtgtgtgtgtgtgtgtgtgtgtcattggTTGTGAACAAATGTGAGGAAAAACCACAAACTCTTTGTTTAAACGTGGTCTGAATATGTTAtgtaatacatatatatatatatatatacaattaaCAATGTTGGACTGATTGTAAATGTAGCCAAATTGTAGACGTTCACAAAACGCACTGCTAtcaggtgaaaatgtttgtgttcaaTCACTGGGAgatctttgaaaacatttgcctCTCTGGTTTCCTCCTTTTCATTTCTGTGTAAATGGCAGAGTTTGTGTtgtctatttaaaaatgtcctgcTTTAAATGACTGTGGGAGAAAACTTTTAACTTCTGGGAGGACTGTTTTTAACACTGTTCCTTTTCTTAATGCAGCTCTGTCttttaatgtatatatatatatatatctatatatatatataacatttgaTGTCTAATACCATTCTaccatttcagaaaataaaaataataaatgttttgtactttatcacttaaaaatatcttgtttatgtatatttctgttctttttaacattttaagcatctattgttttttttgtttttttaatgtttaaatgaaaatgtaactaTGTGACAATAATGTGCGGTTCTCTAATCAACCACGCGATGCCTTTACATGCAGTCCTGctggtttattttgttgtttttttatataaatctaATGgacaaatattaatgaaaaactttcatttctatttaaaggaccattcaaaatattaaatcGGTGCAGCTTTAACGTGTTTAACCCTCTTGCGGTCTTAGCACGACACTCAAAAGACGCACA
The sequence above is a segment of the Gambusia affinis linkage group LG17, SWU_Gaff_1.0, whole genome shotgun sequence genome. Coding sequences within it:
- the oclna gene encoding occludin isoform X2, with translation MSSRPNGSPPPYEEDEKYNGPAEPAYSYYPDDEFQHFYRWSSPPGILKIMTIIALVLCVGIFACVASTLEYYSQGAMSGFGGMYGGGYGGSYGGSYGGGYGGSYGGSNYYGAGTNYGYGSIAGNFIDPQAGKEFMIAMAAFVFIFSLVVFIVIVSHQSLSQSRKFYLAVLIISAILALLMLIATVVYLVAVNPSSQASTAYGSQIAALCAPYQQQQMSGMLQNQYLYHYCVLEPQEAIAAVFGFMVTAALIIMLVFALKTRQKINNYGKENILWKKVKVVDGLAPPEDVEAWVNNVSTPPEEVPAAGYSDYSEKRRGSRSYLDDDESNYDKPPISYTPQPVVDRPLQNGAPYSSSSSEIASSSGRPKKKRAGRPRRVNGQDYDDTDYNSSGDELDDNDFDSEFPPITNEQERNSYKQEFDRDHLEYKDLQAELDVLNKDLSNLDRELDELEEGSPQFLDTLDEYNKLKKIKKSADYQVKKRRCKYLKHKLNHIKKMVSDYDRST
- the oclna gene encoding occludin isoform X1; translated protein: MSSRPNGSPPPYEEDEKYNGPAEPAYSYYPDDEFQHFYRWSSPPGILKIMTIIALVLCVGIFACVASTLEYYSQGAMSGFGGMYGGGYGGSYGGRYGAGYEGSYGGGYGGGYGGSYGGGYGGSYGGSNYYGAGTNYGYGSIAGNFIDPQAGKEFMIAMAAFVFIFSLVVFIVIVSHQSLSQSRKFYLAVLIISAILALLMLIATVVYLVAVNPSSQASTAYGSQIAALCAPYQQQQMSGMLQNQYLYHYCVLEPQEAIAAVFGFMVTAALIIMLVFALKTRQKINNYGKENILWKKVKVVDGLAPPEDVEAWVNNVSTPPEEVPAAGYSDYSEKRRGSRSYLDDDESNYDKPPISYTPQPVVDRPLQNGAPYSSSSSEIASSSGRPKKKRAGRPRRVNGQDYDDTDYNSSGDELDDNDFDSEFPPITNEQERNSYKQEFDRDHLEYKDLQAELDVLNKDLSNLDRELDELEEGSPQFLDTLDEYNKLKKIKKSADYQVKKRRCKYLKHKLNHIKKMVSDYDRST